Below is a genomic region from Deinococcus sp. YIM 134068.
CTCGAACACGAGGGCGAGGCTCAGGCCGGACAGGGGCTTGACGTTGCGCCACTCGCCCCGGCGCATGGAGTGGGCGGTGTCCAGCACGGCGCGCAACTCGGCGGGCGTCATGTCCAGATTGCTCAGGAAGTCGCGCCCGGCGAGGACGGGGGCGGGCAGCGTCTCCGGGGTGAGGAGCGCAGGATTATTCACCGGGACTGAGTTGGGCACGGGCGGCGTTTGCCCCATGCCTCCTGTCGTCTCGGTTTCCTGAGCGGTCAGGGCGGCCTTCGTCATAGAGAGGAAGTATACGCGGCGGGTGAGAAAAGATGCAGGCGGAGGCAGGCCAGGGGTCAACTCCCAGCCCGCCTCTGGAAATTGGGGAGGGAACTAGGGAATGCGCTTTGTCACGAAGGCGTCGAGCTTGCCCCTCTGGACGTACCCCGGCAGGGGCTGCAATGTGAAGCCAGTCAGGAAGATATTGCCTGTCTTGCCCACCGAAACCGCTCCCACATTCCCCGGCCCGCCCAGGTCCAGGGTCTGGAGCAGTGTGCCGTCCGGGGTGTACTTGAGGACCGAGGTCTCGGCGGCGAGGGGGACGACGTTGAAGGTCCGAGCGAGGAAAACGTTCCCCGCCGAGTCGAGCGCAAGACTACCGACATCGTTGCCGGGCGTTCCCGGCTGACGCGTCCAGAGCGCCACTCCGTCACGGCTGTACTTGCGCACGTAGGCGTCGAGACCGCCGCCCGCGCTCGTCTGTCCCGGAAGCGCCCGGTCAAAGTTGATGCGGCCCGCGACGAAGACGTTCCCGGCTGCATCCACTTCCAGGTCGTTGACGCTATCGTCCAGCATGGGGAGGCCGGACGGGTAGGAATAGGTGGGGTCCAGGGCGGAGCCGTCGGGCGTGTGACTCCCGAACTGCCGGGTCCAGATCACCTCACCGAAGGCCGTGAACTTGCTCACGAAGACGCCGCTGCCTCCCTCCACGGCAGCGCCGGGTAAGACGCCGCTGGTATTTCCTGCAACGAAGACGTGTCCCTCCGCGTCCACGTCGACGGCCCACGCCACATCGAAGTCCCCCGTCCCGAACTGCCGGGTCCAGACTTCGGTCCCGTTCGCCGTGTATTTCCGCACAAAGCCGTCGTAGCCCCCAAGATTGGTCTGTCCCGGCAAGCTCCCCGACGTCACCCCCACGACGTAGACATTCCCCACGGCGTCGAGGCTGACATCTTTCAATTCCTCCCTGGCAGTTGTCCCGAACTGCCGGGTCCAGACCTCAGTTCCGTTCGCCGTGTACTTCCGCACAAAGGCGTCAAACCCACCCTGCGAGGTCTGACCGGACAGACCCCAGGAGGTGAACCCGGCGACGTAGCTGTTTCCTGCTGCATCCACGGCGATTCCCCCGACGGCCTCCTCTCCCTCACCTCCGAACTGCCGGGTCCACACCTCCTGCCCCTGTGCGTTGACCTTCCGCACGAAGACGTCGTTGAATCCCGTCCTTGTCTGACCGGGGAAGGTCCCCTCAGCGGTCCCCGCAACGTAGGCATTGTCGCTCGCGTCCACCGCGATGTCCTGCCCCCGGTCCCAATGCTCTGTACCGAATTGGACAGCATACCCGGTCGTCTGACTTGCCACGGGTTCGATGACGAGGTAGTCGACCACGGCGTTGCGGTCCCTGCCCGGCCCCTCGTAGTGGTCGTTGAGGAAGCGGAACACCAACGTCTGCCCCGGCTGCACCTCGAACTCCCCAAACGTCCGCAGGTCGTACGTCGCCGTGTCCAGCGTCGCGGTCGCCAGCCGTCGCCAGTGGCGGTCGAGCAAGGCCACGGTGGGCCAGCCCTGGTAGGCCTCGCCCCGTCCCCGGAAGCGGACGGTGTAGCGCCCGGCGGGGAGGGAGGCGGGGACGGTGAAGTTCACGGCGTCGTTGGTGCCCCACAGGGCGACGGCGCGGCCCCCGCTGGCGGCGGGGTCGGAGATGCCGCGCCCGCCGCTGATGGGGTCGGACACCGCCTGCCCGCTGACCTGGGCGGTGACGTCCGGCTCGATGCTCCCCTCCTCCGCCTCCAGGTGAAAACCTCCTCCCGTCCCGGATATAGGGAGAGACGCCTGCTGACTGCATCCGAGCAGCGCGGCACCCAGGAGCAGGACTCCGGCGCGGCGG
It encodes:
- a CDS encoding SBBP repeat-containing protein, whose translation is MVGRIRRRSIVSSPLTRRAGVLLLGAALLGCSQQASLPISGTGGGFHLEAEEGSIEPDVTAQVSGQAVSDPISGGRGISDPAASGGRAVALWGTNDAVNFTVPASLPAGRYTVRFRGRGEAYQGWPTVALLDRHWRRLATATLDTATYDLRTFGEFEVQPGQTLVFRFLNDHYEGPGRDRNAVVDYLVIEPVASQTTGYAVQFGTEHWDRGQDIAVDASDNAYVAGTAEGTFPGQTRTGFNDVFVRKVNAQGQEVWTRQFGGEGEEAVGGIAVDAAGNSYVAGFTSWGLSGQTSQGGFDAFVRKYTANGTEVWTRQFGTTAREELKDVSLDAVGNVYVVGVTSGSLPGQTNLGGYDGFVRKYTANGTEVWTRQFGTGDFDVAWAVDVDAEGHVFVAGNTSGVLPGAAVEGGSGVFVSKFTAFGEVIWTRQFGSHTPDGSALDPTYSYPSGLPMLDDSVNDLEVDAAGNVFVAGRINFDRALPGQTSAGGGLDAYVRKYSRDGVALWTRQPGTPGNDVGSLALDSAGNVFLARTFNVVPLAAETSVLKYTPDGTLLQTLDLGGPGNVGAVSVGKTGNIFLTGFTLQPLPGYVQRGKLDAFVTKRIP